A region of Leishmania mexicana MHOM/GT/2001/U1103 complete genome, chromosome 8 DNA encodes the following proteins:
- a CDS encoding putative rab-GDP dissociation inhibitor produces the protein MEETYDAIVCGTGLVECVLSGLLSVNGYKVLHVDRNAYYGGESASLNLEQLYQKFNKGKPPAFLGRSHLYNVDLIPKVLMCAGELVKILRATVVDRYNMEFMLLDCSFVMKDGKIAKVPATEMEALSSSLMGFFEKRRLRNFLQYVSNYNVKDSRTYKGYNLQTMSMQQLFKEFDLGADTISFVGHAMALQNNEDYLHKPAIDTVMRCKLYENSFLMYNRSPYVYPLYGSGELPQAFSRLSAVYGGTYMLQTPVDKVNFDANGAFESIESGGKKAFAKLVVGDPSYFPDRVRSCGQVVRCIAIMDHPIPNLKVTANACQIIIPQSELRRKNDVYILQLCEEDKVCPEGKFIVMIGTVVEHPGNPKADLEAGLKLIGPTLETFISVSDLYEPLEDGSTSRCFISKSYDAATHFESAAEDILNLFERIHGKPYSFDAIKRTGEEVHA, from the coding sequence ATGGAGGAGACGTACGATGCGATTGTGTGCGGGACGGGCTTGGTGGAGTGCGTGCTGTCCGGCCTGCTGTCCGTTAACGGATACAAGGTGCTGCACGTGGACCGCAACGCGTACTACGGCGGTGAGAGCGCCTCGTTGAACTTGGAACAGCTCTACCAGAAGTTCAACAAGGGCAAACCGCCGGCTTTCTTGGGCCGCAGCCATCTCTACAACGTCGATCTGATCCCGAAGGTGCTCATGTGCGCCGGTGAGCTGGTCAAGATCCtgcgcgccaccgtcgtggATCGCTACAACATGGAGTTCATGTTGCTGGACTGCTCTTTTGTGATGAAGGACGGCAAGATCGCCAAGGTGCCGGCGAcggagatggaggcgctgTCGTCATCGCTGATGGGCTTCTTCGAGAAGCGGCGCCTGCGCAACTTCCTCCAGTACGTGTCCAACTACAACGTGAAGGACAGCCGCACATACAAGGGCTACAACCTGCAAACCATGtcgatgcagcagctcttcAAGGAGTTTGACCTTGGCGCCGACACCATCAGCTTCGTCGGGCACGCTATGGCTCTGCAGAACAACGAAGACTACCTGCACAAGCCAGCCATCGACACCGTGATGCGGTGCAAGTTGTACGAGAACTCCTTCCTGATGTACAACCGCTCCCCGTACGTGTACCCGCTCTATGGTAGCGGCGAGCTTCCGCAGGCGTTCTCGCGCCTGTCGGCCGTGTACGGCGGCACCTACATGCTTCAGACGCCTGTCGATAAGGTGAACTTTGACGCGAACGGCGCCTTCGAGTCCATCGAGAGCGGTGGCAAAAAGGCGTTCGCGAAGCTGGTGGTTGGCGACCCGTCGTACTTTCCGGACCGTGTCAGGTCGTGTGGTCAGGTGGTGCGCTGCATCGCGATCATGGACCACCCTATCCCCAACCTAAAGGTGACTGCCAACGCGTGCCAGATCATCATCCCACAgtcggagctgcgccgcaagAACGACGTGTACATCCTGCAGCTGTGTGAAGAAGACAAGGTGTGCCCCGAGGGCAAGTTCATCGTGATGATCGGCACCGTGGTCGAGCATCCGGGGAACCCCAAGGCTGACCTGGAGGCTGGCCTCAAGCTGATCGGGCCCACGCTGGAGACGTTTATCTCTGTCTCTGACCTGTACGAGCCTCTCGAGGACGGAAGCACGAGCCGCTGCTTTATCAGCAAGAGCTACGATGCCGCCACGCACTTCGAGAGCGCCGCGGAGGACATCCTCAACCTCTTCGAGCGCATCCACGGCAAGCCGTACAGTTTCGACGCCATCAAGCGCACAGGTGAGGAGGTGCATGCGTAG